One Planktothrix serta PCC 8927 DNA window includes the following coding sequences:
- a CDS encoding hybrid sensor histidine kinase/response regulator: MPSFLSRYLVKACRKIPLRYVLVVPFSMLIFSSVGLVSWLSFENGQKTVNDLANQLQLEISDRLEQHLNTYLSVPVSINQLNQQAIQLGLLDIHNFETTGKYFWQQLKIFPNVGYISFGSSTGEFIGAGRYPEGYQEISETSWKRTKGKSFSYTTDTQGNRIQPAYDIADRYNFKAESWYADPVKVGDAVWSQIYNWEGYPQYISIAYSQPLYDQNKKLIGVLSVDQQLSQISDFLKNIKISSSGKTFILERNGLLVASSSNAPSYRLVKEQAERIKGTEIQDDLIRLTNQYLLNHFIDLTQIHQKENLSFNQNGEKFFVHVTPWQDKIGLDWLIIVVVPESDFMQQINQNTRTTILLSIAALLIATLMGLVTSRWILVPLVSLKEAAIAFSQGDFYQKIELNRSDEIGILATTFNQMAQQLRDYFITLEKTNTVLEERVEERTSELKQAKEMAEIANRAKSEFLARMSHELRTPLNAILGFTGILNNHHTLEPEPKEYIQIIGRSGEHLLSLINDVLDMAKIESGHISVSPSSFNLYHLLDLIRQMLQLKAESKGIKLIIICDKNIPEYIETDEKKLRQILINLLGNAIKFTDSGSVTLRVKRRLNCNSDSLEKITLNFEIEDTGVGIEADQLENIFEAFIQTKAGQKASEGTGLGLSISRQFIQLMQGEIQVKSTLGKGTIFYFNIQAKLTEELDSYQFNIQNKPVIGIANPTQIYRVLIADDREENRQVLRKFLEPIGFEIQEAQNGEEAIAIALSWYPQLILMDMNMPIVNGYTATQSIKSQSLEQDPVIIAVTASVFEEEKLKVLAIGCQDCIHKPVQQPLLLEKIAHYLGIEYQYPDDQEKTILSESKSELGINPSDLNEIGLDLILQLYEGAVQLDDRLLFEVLEEISTDHSELTQTLTRLVHNFRYDVIVDVTTPFLSESSSV, translated from the coding sequence ATGCCTTCTTTTTTAAGTCGTTATTTAGTGAAAGCTTGTAGAAAAATTCCATTACGTTATGTTTTGGTCGTTCCTTTTTCGATGTTGATTTTTAGTTCCGTTGGCTTGGTAAGTTGGCTATCTTTTGAAAATGGACAAAAGACCGTCAATGATTTAGCCAATCAATTACAACTGGAAATTAGCGATCGCTTGGAACAACATCTAAATACTTATTTATCGGTTCCCGTTTCTATTAATCAACTCAATCAACAAGCTATTCAATTAGGATTGTTAGATATTCATAATTTTGAAACCACCGGAAAATACTTTTGGCAACAATTGAAAATTTTTCCGAATGTGGGTTATATTAGTTTTGGCAGTTCCACAGGGGAATTTATTGGTGCAGGTCGATACCCTGAAGGTTATCAAGAAATTAGTGAAACCTCTTGGAAACGAACAAAAGGAAAAAGTTTTTCCTATACAACAGATACTCAGGGAAATCGAATTCAACCTGCCTATGATATTGCAGATCGCTATAATTTTAAAGCAGAATCTTGGTATGCTGATCCGGTGAAAGTCGGTGACGCAGTTTGGAGTCAAATTTACAATTGGGAAGGCTATCCTCAATATATTTCTATTGCTTACAGTCAACCCCTTTATGATCAAAATAAAAAATTGATTGGAGTATTAAGTGTTGATCAACAATTATCTCAAATTAGTGATTTTTTAAAAAACATAAAAATTAGTTCATCGGGCAAAACCTTTATTTTAGAACGCAATGGATTATTAGTCGCAAGTTCTAGCAATGCTCCGTCTTATCGTTTAGTTAAAGAACAAGCTGAACGGATTAAAGGGACGGAAATTCAAGATGATTTAATTCGTTTAACAAACCAATATTTATTGAACCATTTTATTGATTTAACTCAAATTCATCAAAAAGAAAACTTAAGTTTTAATCAAAACGGTGAGAAATTTTTTGTTCATGTCACTCCTTGGCAGGATAAAATAGGTTTAGATTGGTTAATTATTGTTGTGGTTCCCGAATCGGATTTCATGCAGCAAATTAATCAAAATACACGCACAACTATTTTATTAAGTATCGCTGCTTTACTGATAGCAACTCTGATGGGTTTAGTCACTTCTCGTTGGATTTTGGTTCCTTTGGTTAGTTTGAAAGAAGCCGCGATCGCTTTTTCTCAGGGAGATTTTTATCAAAAAATTGAGCTAAATCGTTCAGATGAAATCGGGATTTTGGCTACAACCTTTAATCAAATGGCACAACAGTTAAGGGATTATTTTATAACTTTAGAAAAAACAAACACAGTATTAGAAGAACGAGTCGAAGAACGCACATCAGAACTGAAACAAGCAAAGGAAATGGCAGAAATTGCTAACCGGGCTAAAAGTGAATTTCTGGCACGGATGAGCCACGAATTACGAACTCCATTAAATGCTATTTTAGGGTTTACAGGAATATTAAATAACCATCATACTCTTGAACCTGAACCCAAAGAATATATCCAAATTATAGGTCGTAGTGGAGAACATTTATTATCTTTAATTAATGATGTTCTCGATATGGCTAAAATTGAATCGGGTCATATTTCCGTTAGTCCTAGTAGTTTTAACCTCTATCATTTGTTAGATTTAATCAGACAAATGTTACAATTAAAAGCAGAATCTAAAGGGATAAAATTAATTATTATTTGTGATAAGAATATTCCTGAATATATAGAAACAGATGAGAAAAAGTTACGCCAAATTTTAATTAATTTATTGGGAAATGCAATTAAGTTTACGGATTCTGGCTCTGTGACTTTACGAGTTAAAAGACGGTTAAATTGTAATTCCGATTCCTTAGAAAAAATTACCTTAAACTTTGAAATAGAAGATACAGGTGTTGGCATTGAAGCGGATCAACTAGAAAATATTTTTGAAGCTTTTATCCAAACAAAAGCCGGACAAAAAGCTTCAGAAGGAACGGGTTTAGGATTATCCATTAGCCGACAATTTATTCAACTGATGCAAGGAGAAATTCAGGTTAAAAGTACCCTCGGAAAAGGAACAATATTTTATTTTAATATTCAAGCTAAATTAACAGAAGAACTAGATAGTTATCAATTCAATATCCAAAATAAACCTGTGATTGGAATTGCCAATCCGACTCAAATCTATCGGGTTTTAATTGCGGATGATCGGGAGGAAAATCGTCAAGTTTTGCGAAAATTTTTAGAACCCATTGGATTTGAAATTCAGGAGGCACAAAATGGAGAGGAAGCGATCGCAATTGCCTTAAGTTGGTATCCTCAATTAATCTTAATGGATATGAATATGCCAATTGTCAACGGATATACAGCCACTCAATCTATTAAATCTCAATCCTTAGAACAAGACCCCGTTATTATTGCAGTTACAGCCAGTGTTTTTGAAGAAGAAAAATTAAAAGTTTTAGCAATTGGATGTCAAGATTGTATTCACAAACCTGTCCAACAACCCCTCCTATTAGAAAAAATTGCTCACTATTTAGGAATAGAATATCAATATCCCGATGATCAAGAAAAGACGATTTTGTCTGAATCTAAATCTGAACTCGGTATCAACCCTTCTGATTTGAACGAGATCGGTTTAGATTTGATTTTACAACTATATGAAGGTGCAGTTCAACTCGATGATCGGTTACTTTTTGAAGTGCTAGAGGAAATTTCGACTGATCATAGTGAGTTAACCCAAACCCTTACTCGTTTAGTTCATAATTTCCGGTATGATGTGATTGTGGATGTGACAACCCCCTTCCTCTCTGAATCCTCTTCCGTCTAA
- a CDS encoding M42 family metallopeptidase, which translates to MDYNTLFKTIEDLVFQHSPSGMECEINQWLLERFSQLGVEVWRDQADNIIAKIPGKNSERAIAITAHKDEIGMIVKTLEDNGRVSVRKLGGSFPWVYGEGVVDLIGDHQTICGILSFGSRHISHESPQKIHQEEKALKWEDAWIETKCDPEELEAAGIRPGTRVVVGKHRKKPIRLKDYIASYTLDNKASVAILLGLAETVKHPPIDVYLVASAKEEVGAIGALYFTQRQTLEALIALEICPLAPEYPVTGDEKPVLLSQDSYGIYDEGLNGQLRQAATSAGVPLQLTILSGFGSDASIAMKFGHVARAACLGFPTQNTHGYEIAHLGAIANCIKILQAFCEQDFSPL; encoded by the coding sequence ATGGATTATAATACTTTATTTAAAACGATTGAAGATTTAGTTTTTCAACATTCTCCGAGTGGAATGGAATGTGAAATCAATCAATGGTTATTAGAACGATTTTCTCAACTGGGTGTGGAAGTTTGGCGAGATCAAGCTGATAATATTATTGCTAAAATTCCGGGTAAAAATTCAGAACGAGCGATCGCTATTACCGCCCATAAAGACGAAATTGGCATGATCGTTAAAACCCTGGAAGATAATGGACGAGTTTCGGTTAGAAAATTAGGAGGTTCATTTCCTTGGGTGTATGGGGAAGGCGTTGTTGATTTAATCGGAGATCATCAAACAATTTGCGGAATTCTTAGCTTTGGTTCTCGTCATATTTCCCATGAATCTCCGCAAAAAATTCACCAAGAAGAAAAAGCGTTAAAATGGGAAGATGCTTGGATCGAAACCAAATGCGACCCGGAAGAATTAGAAGCAGCCGGAATTCGACCTGGGACTAGAGTTGTTGTTGGGAAACACCGGAAAAAACCGATCCGCCTGAAAGATTATATTGCCAGTTATACCCTTGATAATAAAGCTTCCGTTGCGATTTTATTAGGATTAGCAGAAACGGTAAAACACCCACCAATAGATGTGTATTTAGTTGCTTCTGCTAAGGAGGAAGTTGGAGCAATTGGAGCGCTATATTTTACTCAAAGACAAACTTTAGAAGCGTTAATAGCCCTAGAAATTTGCCCTCTAGCGCCGGAATATCCGGTTACAGGGGATGAAAAACCCGTGTTGCTGTCCCAGGATAGCTATGGCATTTATGATGAGGGGTTAAATGGCCAATTGCGACAGGCGGCAACCAGCGCCGGAGTTCCGTTACAACTGACGATCCTGAGTGGGTTTGGTAGTGATGCTTCCATTGCGATGAAATTTGGCCATGTAGCGCGGGCGGCTTGTCTGGGGTTTCCGACTCAGAACACTCACGGTTATGAAATTGCCCATTTGGGGGCGATCGCTAACTGTATTAAAATCCTACAAGCCTTTTGTGAGCAGGATTTCAGCCCTCTTTAA
- a CDS encoding Uma2 family endonuclease, with protein sequence MISQLQTRYYTPEEYLEREEQANYKHEYRDGEIVPMTGGTTNHNKIALNIAAYLKFALRGQNYDVYIGDVRLWIPRYRQYTYPDVMVLQRPPIYSGIGTTTVINPMLITEVLSKSTQNYDQGDKFTYYRSIPELQEYILIAQQDYKVMQYVKNDRNQWVLTEYEGETSEFKAASLEINFNFSELYEGVNFDQQEPSNYPELPE encoded by the coding sequence ATGATTTCTCAGTTACAAACCCGCTATTACACACCCGAAGAATATTTAGAACGGGAAGAACAAGCCAACTACAAACACGAATATCGAGACGGAGAAATTGTCCCGATGACTGGAGGAACAACCAATCATAATAAAATTGCTCTAAACATTGCAGCTTACCTAAAATTTGCGCTCCGAGGACAAAATTATGATGTTTATATTGGGGATGTGCGGTTGTGGATACCCCGTTATCGTCAATATACCTATCCCGATGTCATGGTACTTCAACGTCCTCCCATTTATAGTGGAATAGGAACAACAACCGTGATCAACCCCATGTTAATTACTGAAGTTTTATCGAAATCAACACAAAATTATGACCAAGGCGATAAATTTACTTATTATCGTTCCATTCCCGAACTCCAAGAATATATTTTAATTGCTCAACAAGATTATAAAGTGATGCAATATGTTAAAAACGATAGAAATCAATGGGTTTTAACCGAATATGAAGGAGAAACATCAGAGTTTAAAGCAGCGTCTTTGGAGATTAACTTTAACTTTAGCGAACTCTATGAAGGCGTTAATTTTGATCAACAAGAGCCCTCAAATTATCCAGAATTACCCGAATAA
- a CDS encoding S-layer homology domain-containing protein — MKHIILLTGLTLSLIASLSSCANSPTGKAIENSLKADPQLQTNSPSPQATTTPVENPQPSIPPVELPGDFPSEIPPYPNATLQAVMPPTPDSTAVITLWETTDPSNVVQSFYQKELTGKNWEIADNSTNNSDDLSAEKDNLKVTIAQQPNPTADGKTYFQIRYQPLPVETAISPSPTPSPSPTPSPSPTATPTPNIEKPDNNSVPKELSSLVSDVARLGIFKAPNSQETGILPDPNGKITRSQYARWIVDVNNTLYTDNPAKQIRLAVANSQPVFTDVPTTHPNFAEIQGLAEAGLIPSPLSGDNTVTKFRPDSSLTREDLIRWKVPLDTRQALPKASVDAVKERWSFKDTSKIDVGALPAILEDYNNGDNSNIRRVFGYTTLFQPKKNVTRAEAAATLWYFGVQGEGISAQEALTDSTPTQN, encoded by the coding sequence ATGAAACACATTATTCTATTGACGGGTTTAACTCTTAGTTTAATCGCTTCCCTATCATCCTGCGCCAATAGTCCCACCGGGAAAGCTATAGAAAATTCTCTCAAAGCTGATCCGCAGTTACAAACAAATTCCCCCTCACCTCAAGCCACAACAACACCCGTTGAAAACCCTCAACCTTCCATTCCTCCGGTTGAACTTCCCGGCGATTTTCCCTCAGAAATTCCCCCCTATCCTAATGCAACTTTACAGGCGGTGATGCCTCCAACCCCAGATTCAACAGCCGTTATTACCCTCTGGGAAACAACAGATCCGAGTAATGTAGTTCAGAGTTTTTATCAAAAAGAATTAACCGGGAAAAACTGGGAAATTGCAGATAATTCAACTAATAATAGCGATGATCTGAGTGCCGAAAAAGATAATTTAAAAGTAACAATTGCTCAACAACCTAATCCTACAGCAGACGGAAAAACCTATTTTCAAATTCGTTATCAACCCCTTCCAGTCGAAACGGCTATTTCTCCATCTCCTACCCCGTCTCCGTCTCCTACACCGTCTCCATCTCCCACAGCTACCCCAACTCCTAATATAGAAAAACCGGATAATAATTCTGTTCCCAAAGAGTTAAGTTCCTTAGTATCTGATGTGGCAAGATTGGGTATTTTTAAAGCCCCTAACTCTCAAGAAACAGGAATATTACCTGATCCGAATGGTAAAATTACACGCAGTCAATATGCCCGATGGATTGTAGATGTTAATAACACATTATATACAGATAATCCTGCCAAACAAATTCGTCTAGCCGTTGCGAATAGTCAACCTGTATTTACAGATGTTCCGACCACCCATCCTAATTTTGCAGAAATTCAAGGATTAGCCGAAGCGGGATTAATTCCCAGTCCATTATCGGGAGATAATACTGTTACGAAATTTCGCCCCGACTCTAGTTTAACCCGTGAAGATTTAATTCGTTGGAAAGTGCCTTTAGATACTCGCCAAGCACTACCAAAAGCCAGTGTTGATGCAGTTAAAGAACGTTGGAGTTTTAAGGATACCTCTAAAATTGATGTGGGAGCTTTACCTGCTATTTTAGAAGACTATAATAATGGAGATAATTCTAATATTCGTCGCGTTTTTGGCTATACAACCCTATTTCAACCGAAAAAAAATGTAACTCGCGCCGAAGCCGCAGCCACCCTTTGGTATTTTGGAGTTCAAGGAGAAGGAATTTCTGCTCAAGAAGCATTAACTGACTCAACTCCAACTCAAAATTAA
- the bioF gene encoding 8-amino-7-oxononanoate synthase, whose translation MINDAYAWIEKALTTIHKVDWYRSVQTVESQAGATIIIEGKSLINFASNDYLGLTGDQRLINAAIAATQEFGTGVTGSRLLTGHRQLHRDLELAIAAFKQTEDALVFSSGYLANIGTIAALVGQRDLILSDEHNHSSLKNGAKMSGAKVLDYQHNNLEQLRKLLEQNRLPYRKALIITDSVFSMDGDLCPLLDLLDLAEEFSCMLLVDEAHGTGVFGKTGAGCVEYFNCTGEPLIQMGTLSKALGSLGGYVAGSAELIDFLRNRAPSWIYTTGLSPADTAAALEAIKIVQIEPQRREQLWQNVKTLETLFKEKQEQFNLPISHTLSPIFCVPIKGAATVLTIGNQLKEEGIFAAAIRPPTVNTSRIRISLMATHTSIQLQKLVEILAEVIPV comes from the coding sequence ATGATCAATGATGCTTACGCTTGGATTGAAAAAGCACTGACCACAATTCATAAAGTAGATTGGTATCGTTCTGTTCAAACGGTAGAAAGTCAAGCGGGTGCTACGATTATTATCGAGGGGAAATCCTTGATTAATTTTGCCAGTAACGATTATTTAGGATTAACAGGAGATCAACGATTAATTAATGCTGCAATTGCCGCAACTCAAGAATTTGGAACGGGTGTAACCGGGTCTAGGTTGTTAACGGGACACCGCCAACTGCATCGAGATTTAGAATTAGCGATCGCTGCTTTCAAACAAACAGAAGATGCCCTTGTTTTCAGTTCCGGTTATTTAGCCAATATTGGAACTATTGCAGCTTTAGTGGGACAACGGGATTTAATTTTATCCGATGAACATAACCACTCTAGCCTCAAAAATGGAGCGAAAATGAGTGGCGCAAAAGTGTTAGACTATCAACACAATAATCTTGAACAGTTAAGAAAACTTTTGGAACAAAATCGTCTTCCTTATCGCAAAGCACTGATCATTACCGATAGTGTATTTAGTATGGATGGAGATTTATGTCCCTTACTAGATTTATTGGATTTGGCTGAAGAATTCTCCTGTATGCTATTAGTGGATGAAGCTCATGGAACCGGAGTTTTTGGAAAAACCGGAGCCGGATGTGTAGAGTATTTTAATTGTACCGGAGAACCTTTAATCCAAATGGGAACCCTCAGCAAAGCGTTAGGAAGTTTAGGCGGTTATGTTGCTGGATCTGCGGAATTGATTGATTTTTTAAGAAATCGGGCTCCTAGTTGGATTTATACAACGGGCTTAAGTCCTGCTGATACCGCCGCCGCTTTAGAAGCCATTAAAATTGTACAAATCGAACCCCAACGTCGAGAACAATTATGGCAAAATGTTAAAACTTTAGAAACCCTATTTAAAGAGAAACAGGAGCAATTTAATCTGCCTATTTCTCATACTCTTTCCCCGATTTTTTGCGTTCCCATTAAAGGTGCAGCAACCGTATTAACTATCGGAAATCAACTCAAAGAAGAGGGAATTTTTGCAGCCGCTATTCGTCCCCCTACGGTTAATACCAGTCGCATTCGGATTTCTTTAATGGCAACTCATACCTCCATACAGTTGCAAAAATTAGTTGAAATTTTAGCAGAGGTGATTCCGGTTTAA
- a CDS encoding ion transporter, producing the protein MAKKFKRRVFLILEAKEHKQTFSRVCEYFLIFLIISNTLAACIESIEEIFEAYKIWFIAFNRFSISIFTLEYLLRVWSCTSIEKYQHPIWGRLQYILTPLAIIDLIAVLPFYFPYNRADFRSVKLFGLIRFLQLLKLGRYSRGIKILTQVIRLRQEELILTLNIVIFLLISASSLIYFVEHEAQPDKFPHIPAAMWWGIITLTTVGYGDVYPITPLGKVLGGILALLGIGLFALPAGLIASGFTEVITANKKSNQILFPKICPHCGKPIDQPSHHPSDLEH; encoded by the coding sequence ATGGCTAAAAAATTTAAGCGCCGTGTGTTTCTGATTTTAGAAGCAAAAGAACATAAACAAACTTTCAGCCGAGTTTGTGAATATTTTTTGATTTTTTTAATTATATCAAATACTTTGGCTGCTTGTATAGAATCTATAGAAGAAATTTTTGAAGCTTATAAAATTTGGTTTATTGCATTTAACCGATTTTCCATAAGTATCTTTACTTTAGAATATCTATTAAGGGTATGGTCATGTACAAGTATTGAAAAATATCAGCATCCGATTTGGGGAAGACTCCAATATATATTAACTCCCCTAGCTATTATCGATTTAATCGCTGTTTTACCTTTTTATTTTCCCTATAATCGCGCGGATTTTAGAAGCGTAAAATTATTTGGATTAATTCGATTTTTACAACTTTTAAAATTAGGTCGTTATTCTCGTGGGATTAAAATCTTAACTCAAGTCATTCGCCTGCGTCAGGAGGAACTAATTTTAACATTAAATATTGTGATTTTTTTATTAATTTCTGCCTCTAGCTTAATTTATTTTGTAGAACATGAAGCTCAACCCGATAAATTTCCCCATATTCCGGCGGCGATGTGGTGGGGAATTATTACTTTAACAACAGTGGGTTATGGAGACGTTTATCCGATTACCCCTCTAGGAAAAGTCTTAGGAGGAATTTTAGCATTATTAGGCATCGGACTTTTTGCCTTACCTGCGGGGCTGATTGCGTCGGGTTTTACTGAAGTAATCACAGCTAATAAAAAGTCAAATCAAATTCTTTTTCCTAAAATTTGTCCCCACTGTGGAAAACCGATTGATCAACCTTCCCATCATCCCTCTGATCTTGAACATTAA
- the trpS gene encoding tryptophan--tRNA ligase gives MVKQRVLSGVQPTGNLHLGNYLGAIRNWVDNQAQYDNFFCVVDLHAITVPHNPATLATDTYTIAALYLACGIDLDYSTIFVQSHISAHSELTWLLNCITPINWLEDMIQFKEKAIKQGENVSAGLLDYPVLMAADILLYDADKVPVGEDQKQHLELTRDLAVRFNHLFGQGEPVLKLPEPLIRPEGARVMSLTDGTRKMSKSDPSELSRINLLDDPDTITKKIKRCKTDSVRGLTFDDPERPECHNLLMLYGILSGKTKAEVTAECQDMGWGQFKPLFTETLIASLQPIQDKYKAVMDDKAYLESVLKNGREKAEEVANKTLNRVKDAMGYSRPL, from the coding sequence ATGGTTAAACAACGAGTTCTATCTGGAGTACAACCAACCGGAAATCTTCATCTAGGTAACTACCTCGGTGCTATTCGCAACTGGGTAGACAACCAAGCGCAATATGATAACTTCTTCTGTGTCGTCGATTTACACGCCATTACCGTTCCCCATAATCCAGCAACCTTAGCCACAGATACCTACACCATTGCGGCACTCTATTTAGCCTGTGGTATCGATTTAGATTATTCTACAATTTTTGTTCAGTCGCATATTTCCGCCCATAGCGAACTAACCTGGCTTCTCAACTGTATTACCCCGATTAATTGGTTAGAAGACATGATTCAGTTCAAGGAAAAAGCGATTAAACAGGGTGAAAATGTCAGCGCTGGTTTACTCGATTATCCGGTGTTAATGGCGGCGGATATTTTGCTCTATGATGCAGATAAAGTCCCCGTAGGAGAAGACCAAAAACAACATCTGGAATTAACCCGTGATTTGGCGGTACGATTTAATCATTTATTCGGTCAAGGAGAACCCGTTCTAAAATTACCAGAACCTCTGATTCGTCCTGAAGGTGCTAGGGTAATGAGTCTCACCGATGGAACTCGAAAAATGTCTAAATCAGATCCCTCGGAATTAAGTCGGATTAATCTATTAGATGATCCTGACACCATTACTAAAAAAATTAAACGCTGTAAAACTGATTCTGTTCGGGGTTTAACCTTTGATGATCCAGAACGTCCAGAATGTCATAATCTATTGATGCTCTATGGCATTCTTTCCGGTAAAACAAAAGCAGAAGTTACCGCCGAATGTCAAGACATGGGATGGGGTCAATTTAAACCCTTATTCACAGAAACCTTAATTGCAAGTCTCCAACCTATTCAAGACAAATATAAAGCTGTGATGGATGACAAAGCCTATTTAGAATCTGTGTTAAAAAACGGTCGGGAAAAAGCCGAAGAAGTAGCCAATAAAACCCTAAATCGTGTTAAAGATGCAATGGGATATTCTCGACCTTTATAA
- a CDS encoding methylenetetrahydrofolate reductase, translating to MNRFRTACQTLNEFIITAEVAPPKGADPSHMIEMVRLLKGRIHAVNITDGSRAVLGMSSLAASIILLHHGVEPICQIACRDRNRIGLQADLLGAHALGIRNILALTGDPVKAGDHPDAKAVFDLESVRLLQAIDKLNQGLDWNNKALPDGATDLFPGAAVDPQSSSWSGLKSRFERKLQAGAQFFQSQLITDFDRLDKFMTEIADGTQKPILAGIFLLKSAKNARFINKYVPGVCIPDTIINRLEKAKNPLEEGILIASEQVKTARQLCQGVHIMAVKREDLIPKILDLAGIKPF from the coding sequence ATGAACCGTTTCCGTACTGCTTGCCAAACTTTGAATGAATTTATTATTACGGCTGAAGTCGCACCGCCAAAAGGTGCAGATCCCAGCCACATGATTGAAATGGTTAGACTCCTAAAAGGTCGTATTCATGCGGTTAATATTACCGATGGTAGTCGTGCTGTTTTAGGTATGAGTTCCCTCGCGGCTTCAATTATTCTTCTGCATCATGGAGTTGAACCCATTTGTCAAATTGCTTGCCGCGATCGCAATCGGATAGGATTACAAGCGGATTTATTAGGAGCCCATGCGTTAGGAATTAGAAATATTTTAGCCTTAACTGGTGATCCAGTAAAAGCAGGGGATCACCCCGATGCTAAAGCCGTTTTTGACTTAGAATCTGTACGTTTATTACAAGCTATTGATAAACTCAATCAAGGCTTAGATTGGAATAATAAAGCCTTACCCGATGGCGCAACGGATTTATTTCCTGGGGCTGCTGTTGATCCCCAATCTTCCAGTTGGTCAGGGTTAAAAAGCCGATTTGAACGCAAATTGCAAGCAGGCGCGCAATTTTTTCAAAGTCAATTAATCACCGATTTTGATCGTTTAGATAAATTTATGACCGAAATTGCTGATGGTACTCAAAAACCAATTTTAGCCGGAATTTTTCTATTAAAATCCGCTAAAAATGCTCGATTTATTAATAAATATGTTCCTGGTGTTTGTATTCCTGATACGATTATTAATCGTTTAGAAAAAGCTAAAAATCCCCTAGAAGAAGGAATTTTAATCGCATCGGAACAAGTTAAAACCGCCCGTCAACTCTGTCAGGGTGTGCATATTATGGCAGTTAAACGGGAAGATTTAATTCCTAAAATCCTAGATTTAGCTGGAATTAAACCTTTCTAA
- a CDS encoding VWA domain-containing protein has protein sequence MDILLEGGSVLRERDYTLIIDSSNSMATMEKSEGKSRWELIQESILAIASYCEQIDPDGITLYLFSDTFQRYDKVTSEKVIHIFQHHQPSGKNCLSPVLKDATNHYFERRATEQTKLNGETIIIITSGEIESPTDLRQIIIDSANQLNRDEELAIELIQVGSNLDVTHFFQTLDDDLQSQGAKFDICNTITLSDLGSMSLTDVLLKAIVD, from the coding sequence ATGGACATTTTGTTAGAAGGAGGATCGGTTTTACGCGAACGGGATTATACGTTGATTATTGATAGTAGTAATAGTATGGCGACGATGGAAAAATCGGAGGGTAAAAGTCGTTGGGAGTTGATTCAAGAATCGATTTTAGCGATCGCTAGTTATTGTGAACAAATTGATCCCGATGGCATTACCCTTTATTTATTTTCCGATACATTTCAACGTTATGATAAAGTTACTTCTGAAAAGGTTATCCATATTTTTCAGCACCATCAACCCTCTGGAAAAAATTGTTTATCTCCGGTGTTAAAAGATGCCACCAATCACTATTTTGAACGACGGGCTACGGAACAAACCAAACTCAATGGCGAAACGATTATTATTATTACTTCGGGAGAAATTGAAAGCCCCACTGATCTCCGACAAATTATTATTGATTCAGCGAATCAACTCAACCGAGATGAAGAATTAGCCATTGAACTCATTCAAGTGGGTTCTAATTTGGATGTGACTCATTTTTTCCAGACTTTAGATGATGATTTACAAAGTCAGGGGGCTAAATTTGATATTTGTAATACAATTACTTTATCCGATTTAGGTTCCATGAGTTTAACCGATGTCTTGCTTAAAGCTATTGTTGATTAA